AAGATATAATAACCTTTTCCATGAGAAAAAGGTAAAAGAATGTTACTATATATCATCATTCTTTAAAGCTTTAGCTAAAGCTTGTAAATAATCATTGgtctttttttttcatcagaAAATACAGCTATCATGAATTTGAGGCTCTGGCAAACAGTGCTTGTCTGAGTAGATTTTACAGTTCTGGAGGTCTTTCATCTTCAGATGTGGAAAAGGAGTTCTGGCGTGTGATGGATTTTGGAGAGAAGGGTAAGATTGAGTATGGAGTCAATATTGAGGGTAGTGCCTTTTCATGTGATCCTCATGACAAGCTTGGAAAAAGCAAATGGAATCTGAAGGTGATTTTATACTAACTCCATTTCTTGTGTTCTCTTTACTTAGGTGATTTTATCAAGCTTAAGCTTTTGATCCTTCTATTTGAATTTCGAAATATAAtacaaaatcattcatgtgttcTCATCCaaagcttttgggatagttgaTTCAAGGCATATATAGCATCATAGTCTCTATGACCGAGTGGGTCAAGCGGTCAAATCCCAAATTAGCTCTTCAAGCGGTCAAGCCCAATTGGCTCTTGCTTGAAGGAGTGTGTTTATGATAAAACCATACATGTGTCTTTGCCACACCATTAACATTGTTAATTTCTTCTGTGCGTGTATTTATTGTTCACTAATGAGACTTAAACATCCTAAGACTATATACACCACAGACACTTCATTTTTTGTTGTATCTCTTTTCTTATCACATTCACCATTCATCATATATCAAATCCAATACatttttcctcttttctttctttctcactcTGTGATTGTTGGATGTCTCATGTCTGCACTCTGCACTATATGAATGTATACAAATCATTTTCCTTTATTgtttgcttaatatattgacaTCTGATCTCATTTATGTCAGAATTTCTCACGGCTGCCACAATCCACATTGCGCTTAGTTGACAAGGAAATTCCAGTAAGAAAGTAATACTCTAAACCAAAATTGAATTTGCACTTTTCTCTAACATCCCGGTGAATTTTTTCAGGGAATAACTGATCCTATGCTTTACATTGGGATGCTGTTCAGCATGTTTGCATGGCATGTAGAAGATCACTATTTATACAGGTATATATCTCAGAGTTTTGTTTTTTCTGGTTTATTGTTTACATTGATCaatgatttttgttttgtttgcagCATAAATTATCATCATTCAGGTGCAAACAAAATTTGGTACGGTGTGCCTGCCCATGAGGCCTCTCAATTTGAAAATACTGTCTTACATCATGTGTATGGCAATAAAATCTCATCAAAACTTGGAGAAGATGGTTCTTTCCAACTTCTTGCACATAAAACAACCATGTTCCCTCCAATTATCTTGCTGAAAAATGATGTGACAGTTTACAAGGCTGTTCAGAAGCCAGGAGAATTTGTGATCACCTTTCCTAGAGCATATCATGCTGGATTCAGTACTGGTGATCCACCCATCTTTCTTTACCGATGAAGACTCGTTATCCTCATTTGGTGTCTTCTTCAGTCTTCTTTGTCTCACTAGTCAAATCGTGTCATGTAGGCATGAGTATCACAATTATATACTACATGAGTGGTTTTTAAATGACATGACACAATTTGATTGGTGGGACAGAGAACGAGACACCAAATGAGGACAGAGGATTTCATGATGGATTATCTCGTTTCATGTTCCATCAATAAAATTGTGACATATGATAATTATAACGTTACATGAGTGTTTTTTAGATGACATGGCACATTTCTATTAGCAGGAGATGGAAGGGGACATTGGGGACAGAGGATTTCAATCCATTATGTCACATGAGACAATCCTAATCAATAAACCACTggtatttatcatatatttgatttgattcttTATTTATTGATTCAGGTTTTAACTGTGGAGAAGCAGTGAACTTTGCTATTGGTGATTGGTTTCCATTTGGGGCTGCAGCTAGTAAGCGTTATGCACATCTCAGAATGCTTCCCATGATTCCATATGAGGAACTTCTTTGTAAAGAGGCTATGCAGATTCACAAGTTCTTAAAAGTCAGAAGTTCTAAGAACAAATCTAAGGACATTGCATCTTATAGTGCTACAGTATTGACTTTTGTGCACCTTATGCAATTTTATAAGAAGGCCCTTTTGAGACTGAAGGGTTCACCAGAGTGTTCAATTTCTTCAAATACCATATCTACTCTGATATGCTGCCACTGCCTCAGAGATTGTTATGTAGCATACATGTTGTGCAAGCACTGCTATTCTTATCCAATTTGCCTTTGCTGCCATGGTAAGAAAGGATTATATTTTCATTTGATGGATTTTTATTAGACATACATTTTCATACTCTCTTATTTATGTGATTCAGACATGGCATCAAAGAGGTGCTCCTGTGGGAGAAAATACACTATTTTTAAGAGGAGTGACATGTTAGCCATGGAGGATGCTGCCAAAAAAtttgagaaggaaaaagaaatccatttgaaataaaaagagagcatgaataaaataaaaattcagaaaaaagAAGAATCAAGATGGTTATACCACCTAAGTGCTGCTGCAATGTCTTAAAGAGTTTGAGATCACTTGCACTATCGCTGACATCTAACAAATCAGACTTTCTTCGTGGCCTTTATTTAACTTCTCATTGGTTTTTAGCATTTAATGGTTTATGGTTATGTTATTGTAGACTTGTATTTTTTTAGAACTGTACAATGTAGATTAGTTTGTTGGTTTATGGTTATGTTATTGTAGACTTGTACTTTTTTAGAACTGTACAATGTAGATTAGTTTGTAAATGGGGGAACAAAGCACACTAGAAGTTCTAGAGCTTTTAGGTTCGAATAATAATGTTCCTAAAGTTGCTTATGCAAGAATTATATCCTCTCTTAGTTATTGGTCCATTTTTCCAGCACCTATGGTTTTCACTTTCTCTATTCAAGTTTGCAGTTTGCTAATTCTAACATGCTTTAAGTGGATGGAGTGGAGAGGTGAATTAAGTGTGTTtggataataattaaataaaatatcaatGGACTTTCATCTCAATTCATAAGAAGAGTTTCGTTCACTTTTTATCTAGAAGTGAATGTTAGCATTGTTTGTTCAAGTGACATGAGTATCCCATACATACCTTAAGTAAATGTGCTTTCacattttcacatttttatgaATGTTAAAACAAATGAATTGAAAAATGAGATCATATAAAAGTGATAAAACAGATGTTGAAAGATGGTGTAGAAAGTAATGGTAGAATAAAAAACACCCTAGTTGACACTTGAAATGACCAACATATAcaggagaaaaaaaattgttttatatGAGCTAAATTTGAAGTGAATGAAATTTAAGCAATTTGCCAACATGTTATGATAGAAAAGTTAAAGTGCGTAACGAGTGATaatacaaaatttaaatttcattcgAGAAAGTTATCTATTAAGAAAGAGACGGTCACATTCTCACGAACAAATTGCACTTAACTTAGAGCATCTTAACATCAACAAATAGCTATTAAAAtttagagtaaagtacactctcccccctcaaggtttgttagaattacactccaccccattcttatctaaaatctacactccaccccattttatatagaggcaaatttagtgacgaaaaatattcttcattaataattagttattatttaatttgttaatcaataattttaaaaaatatttttaatatattccaataaatttaaaatggaaaacatcacagtcctccccattctctcaatcgcgttcttcctccTTAAATTCACAATGTAAATtttgcaatagcacacctgaccggtttacaaaccatatctcgaacataatgaaacatgcttgtgttttcatatttgatattaattcaattttaatcaaaataatctatttatacctccaattttcaaattggattgtagacccaaaaagtaACACAAATAGGTGAAGAAAATtgggaaacaaaattaagaaatatgaagtggatcggaggttattagaacccaacgatgcggtggagcaccgtttttaacaaaatccaacaacatcttaaaccaacagagcgttcactcacaacttaaagaggtgaagttcacaataagtagttgaacaagtggctttgaggatgtgcgattcacgttctggggttcaagtcgcaacaaaactttgaggcatggtggtgccatggggtttcacattctgggacggTGGTCGCCATGTTAAAGaaagcaaaggcttggtggtgaccgtttgtggtgagaaatatgatttggagatagatgggacgtggacttaacagacagagttgatagtttttttaaatttaattcagtaaaattatttttataaattaatgtataatagtgtatatgcattaaatttatttaaattttcactaattagtaattattttttattagtgacgaatttgttttcgtcactaaattttgcctttataaaaaatggggtggagtgtagattttaaaaaaaaatggggtggagtgtcattcttgcaaaccttgagaggggtgagtgtattttactctaaaatttaaaatgaaaattacttttgagttttgacacattcaaacaagtttttttcttaaaagaaaaagaaaattgaagtGCTAATAAGAACACTATTATTACATCACTACAGTCACAGGGGTGAATTAGCATCCAAAACCCGATCTCAGGTCCGGTGTTGCGACGGCGGCGAATGAAGCTCCCACGCGGCGGCGCTCCGCTCGCACTCTCAGCCTCAGCTGCAACCCATTTCCGTCGCAGAAGCTTCTGCGCCTCCAAATTCGACGATGCTCGCTTTGTCTCCCTCATTTCCGACATTGTTCGAGGGAAGCAGAGTTGGAAGGTGGCATTCAAAGACCCTTCAATTTCATCCACATTGAGACCCCATCACGTTGAACGAGTCTTGATCAACACCTTGGACGATTCCAGGTTAGCTTTCAGCTTCTTCAACTTCCTGGGTTTGCACCAAAAGCTGAAACATTCCACCACCTCCTTCGCTATCTTGGTCCATGCCCTCGTCCCTGATAGGCAATTCTGGGCTGCCAATTCTCTCTTGGACACCCTTCTCGAAAATGGGTCTGACGCAAAATCCAATTTTACCGAGTTTCTAGAAGCTCACAGGAACTGTAAGTTTTCGTCTACCTCGGGTTTCGATTTCCTAGTTCTGAGATATTTGCATCACACAAGGGTTTTAGATGCTGTGGTTGTTCTAAAACTCATGCTTGCTAACAGATTGTTGCCTGAAACTAGAACATTGAGTGCCCTCTTGAACGGGCTATTGAAAATTAGAAGTTATATATCGGTTTGGGAACTGTTTGATGAATCTGTGAATGCTGGTGTTCAACATGATCCTTATACTTGCTCAGCTGTAATCCGGAGCCTGTGTGAACTGAAGGATTTTTTTAGAGCTAAGCAGAAGATTAAGTGGATGGAATCTAATAGGTTTGATCTGAATATTGTAACTTACAATGTACTTATTGATGGGCTATGCAAGGGTGGTCGAGTTTCGGAAGCTTTTGAGGTTAAAAGATCATTGAGGGAAAAGGGTCTGGAACCAGATGTGGTTACATACTGTACACTAGTTCATGGTTTATGTAGGGTGCAACAATTTGGCGCTGGAATACAGCTTATGGATGAAATGGTTGAATTGGGATTTGCGCCAACCGAGGAGGCTATATCGAGGTTAGTGGAAGGGTTAAGAAAGCAGAGAAAGATTGATGTGGCTTATGGTTTAGTGGTTAAGCTAGGAAGATTTGGTTTTCTGCCAAATTTGTTTGTCTATAATAAATTACTGGACTCTTTGTGCAAAGGTGGAGATTTGGATAAGGCAGAGTTCCTTTACAACAATATGAGGTTGACGAAGTTGCGGCCCAATGGTGTTACTTATTGTATTCTCATTGATTCCTTTTGCTTCAGGGGGAGGTTGGATGTTGCAATATCTTATTTTGATAGGATGATTGGAGATGGTATCAGAGACATGGTATATCCCTACAACTCTTTGATAAATGGCCAATGCAAGTTTGGAGATATGAGTGCTGCCGAGTCCCTACTTACTGAGATGATTAATAAGGGGTTAGAGCCAACTGCTGCTACCTTTACACCACTAATTAGTGGCTACTGCAAAGGCCTAAAGCTACAAAAGGCATTTGAACTATATAATAAGATGCTTGAGAAAGGAATTACTCCGAATGTTTATACTTTCACTGCACTTATTTCTGGGCTTTGCCGCATGAATAAGATGGCTGAAGCATCCAAACTTTTCGATGAATTGGCAGAAAGGAAAATCAAGCCGACTGAGGTGACATATAATGTTATGATTGAAGGTTATTGCAGGGATCGCCAAGTCAGCAAAGCCTTTGAATTGCTTGAAGATATGCTCCAGAAGGGCCTTCTTCCAGACACGTATACCTATAGAGCTCTTATCAGTGGCCTTTGTTCTACAGGTAGGGTTTCTGAAGCTAAAGATTTTATTGATGGTCTCCACAAGAAGAACCTCAAGTTAAATGAGATGTGCTATAGTGCACTTCTACATGGTTATTGCCAGGAAGGAAGATTGATCGAGGCAATGAGTGCTTCTTGTGAAATGATTCAGAGAGGAGTCAACATGGATCTGGTTTGCCATGCCATTCTTATTGATGGTGCTCTAAAGCAGCCAGACAAGAAAATGTTATTTGGTCTCTTTAAAGAGATGCATGATCAAGGACTGAGACCTGATAATGTAGTATATACCAGTATGATTGATGCATACAGCAAAGAAGGATTGTTTAAGAAAGCTTTTGGATGTTGGGATTTAATGGTTACTGACGAATGCTCTCCTAATGTTGTGACCTATACTGCATTGATGAATGGTTTATGCAAAGCAGGTGAAATAGACAGAGCAGGACTTCTTTTCAAGAAAATGCTGACTGCAAATGTCCCTCCTAATTCAATTGCATATGGCTGTTTTCTTGATTCTCTTGCGAAGGACGGAAACATGAAGGAAGCTTTAGAGCTTCATAATGCAATGCTTAAGGGGCTTTTAGCAAACACTGCTACATACAACATTCTTATCCGTGGCTTCTGCAAATTGGGTAGATTTCTTGAAGCCACAAAAGTTCTCTCTGAAATGACTGAGAATGGTATTTTCCCTGACTGTATTACCTATTCAACTTTAATTTACGAGTATTGCAGAATTGGCAATGTGGAAGCAGCAGTTAAATTGTGGCATACCATGCTGAATAAAGGTCTTGAGCCGGATTCGGTTGCATATAACTTGATAATATATGGTTGTTGTGTAAATGGAGAGCTCGATAAGGCATTTGAATTGCGTGATGACATGTTGAGGAGAGGGATGAAGCCAAGACAAAATTTACACGCGGTGCAGAAAGGGCAATAGAGGAGCAGCAGTTAAATTGTGGTATAACATGCTCTGAACAAAGGTCTAGAACCTGATTTGGTTGAATTGGACTTTCTAATATATGGCGGTTGTGTTAATGGAGAGCACAATAAGGCATTTGAGTTGTTTGATGACATGTTGAGAAGAGGGGTAAAGCCAAGGGAAAATAAATAGAGGCTGATGCTTAATGTTGAAGGTGGTAGTGTCATCCAAACTCGAAGCACCTGGTAAAAGGTTAGTTTTGCGAAGTGGAAAAAATATTCTATTAGTTTTAATAACAGCTTTAATTCTTCTAGAGTAGGATATTCACTTTACAAAGAAAATACAAATTGAGTTATAATCGTTGATtgaaaaataatgtgttgacaTTGTGATAAATGTGCACACGTATAGCTAAATTTGAAGTTGTTTAAATCCATTTCTTTGATTTTCTTATCAAcagttatatacttatattatAACTCCTCACTTTTCCTTTAAATTGAATCTCTCTTTAGAGAAGTCATGTCCTAAATTAGTTTCTTCATCTCATACATTAACTATGTACAATTTTTTTCTGTAGAGGAAAAGGAGAACATTACCGAGGTAGCATTACCAAAAGGAGAACTGGAGAAGGAACCTGTCAAACTGAAATGGAAGGAAAAAATTGATATTACAGATAGGTAACTAAAGTTTAAGCAATGACACTTCACAACATGAGTTACATGAAACTGTAAATTTCGATTGGAGCTAGTAGCAAGGTAAGGAAATTCTTATGTTTAGTTACTACAATTTTCAATTGGCAGATGAAcccagatgatgatgatgagcctATCACTGACAGGACCATTTTTGTTGGGGCTGGTAGAGAAACCATGGGGTTACCTTTGTAAATAATCTTTAGATGACggtaatgatgatgatgatgaaaactTTTTCTTTGGACTCCTCCCTGACAAAAACTAGAATCATGAATTCATTTAATGTGAAGCATTCTTGTGACTCTGGGTTCGGTGTccaaaatttatatattcatGGCTGGTTTTGCAAGTTATGTGAAATTTTGTTCGGCCATCAATAATACATATTGGATATGCCATAAAATATGATGAAATCATTGTCATAGTTGATATTCAAGTATATGGTTATGGTTTGTAGTCATCCTCGAAGTGTTCTCTTGTGCCATTGACAACTTCCATACTTGGTGTGCATATCAGTTGTCTCTGTAAAGCCTAAAAAGATCTCtctttatttgtatttttttgaaatattatttatatgcaTGTGAAGATATTGGTCTTCGATCATGTTAGAGAAGGGAGGCTAAAAGAACATTGGAATATATTGTTAGAAATTACATCATTATCGATAATATTCCTCAAAATCTGGTTTTTTATCAAACTCAATGGCGCAATGTGAGTTATATGGCCGACCTTACTTTGCCGGTTTGTTGTTGTAGTATTGTTTATTTGCATGTATAGGAATAGCACACAAAAAATGCATGCGGAATGTGGACGCATTAGAGAGATTATAACTCGAAACCTTTCCTAATTACCATAGCGAGGAAGTCAAACATTGGAAATAGTTTTGCGATTTATCTTCGATGGGAAATGGCTAATTGACCTCACAATTCTATAATGAAATCACAGGCTTCATATCATCTTACAGCGTTGATAATTTTATGAGAATggtcattttaaaaaataaggtaattacttaacaaaaaaaaaaaagaaattagcaAGGTATCGAATTGTGTATAAATTTTATCTTTTTGATACACCGGAAAACTACCAACAAAGCAAACAGCAACCAAGGAACAGACAACGAATCCTTAGGAACTTAGTTCTTTTTGTAGGATTTTAACTTTAAAGTGAATTTTAATTAGGaagttttacatttttttttatgggcATAGGAAGTTTTACGTgaaatgaaattcaaaattatttattggattGAATTTGTGAAAAAGTTGAGTAAAAAACTAGAATTGTAAGTAGCAGGAAGTCACGGACAAGATTAAATTGTGATGTCTAAAAAATTAAGAAACCAAACTCACGAGAAATTCTTAGAACagaaaaatcacaaattaaCTGTAATAAAAATATTGAACGTGCAATTAAACCCACATTAACAAGCATAATGCAGGCACTCAAGCATCCACTATCACAAGGGTGCTAAGGTAAATAGGTCAATTGCGCTTATTGCCTCAGGTGCTTACTGAGATAAGCTTATTGAAATCAGCTCAAAACAAGTTAGTGATAAGTATAAGTGCTTAGTCATGAACTAATCTGTGTAGCTTATGAGAATAAACTCAACAACTTATAGGCATATCATAAGCTATTTATGTAAGCTCTCTCAAACTACTACATGAACTACTTCTTGCATAAGTGATgtcaaattaaaaataagctctTCAAAACCGGATGAAGTGTTTCATTGATTTTCTGCATATTTTCTTTAATCCAAATGGCATATCCAATTTTCATTATTGATGGCCAGAAAATAAAATCCAAATTATAGCCAAATCAATCATTTGTACCGCCatgaatatataaattttggACAACAAACCAGACTCACATTTAATGAATTACACCATTCTACACCATTCTGTGTAAGAATTTCTACCAGATTCAGGATTCCAGTTTTTGTCAGGAAGGATCTCCAAAGAAAAagttttcatcatcatcatcattaccTTCAACTAAAGGTTAATTGCAAATCTTCACTGAGGAGCTCTGATGCAGTTCGGTCTCAAACGTTCGATGTGGTAATAATTGAACATCTTGACTGGACAGAAAGCTATAATAGTTTCAGTCCACCTGTTACCTCATCCACAACTTCAACAGGTCCTGCACATCGTAATCAGATTAAATCAAACTACTCCTAGCTGTAAGAATAAGAGGAAATGCTAAATTGGCATGACAAAAGGAAATTATGTTCATTAGAGGAGAGCATTACCGAGAATTGCCATCACTGTTCTGGAATctggaaaagaataaaaaataaattaataagtaGTAAATGTATACAAACACTTATATAACAGGTATTTATATTATGGATACAACAACTATAATATGTAACTAATATCAAAAGAAAAGCCAGTTTACTCATTCTAACTACTGTCTAACATGGAAACCAAACCATTTTCTCACATGGGATAGATAGAGTTACACAGTACAAAATTCAGAATGCAAACAATAATTGGCATTTTCAAGCACAGATTAAGCTTCAATATATAAAATTAGGATTATGGAATGACCATTCCATTTTAGGTGGAAGCTGGAAAACTATCTCTAGTTTCAATTCCCTCTACATGGCTTCTGCAGACATGATTTAATCAATATCTAGATGATTATTATACCTGACAATTGGCATCAAGTGTAAGACACACTAGAAATGCACTAAACTAGCACAAACACTGCTAAAAAGTCTAAACATGTGGCAGATGATAAAAATCAATCAGCAACAAGTTCAAAACACTCACTCGGTGCAATCTGTGTTCTCCCAGCATCGATTGTGATATGGGTGGGTAACTTCAGAGATTTAGCCCTTTCCTAAAACATTAATCAAATTTTGGGAAAAGTTACCTTCAGATAGAACACCATGTATCTAAAAAAATTCTAAGAGAAAAGATAATAAAAACATGTAGCAATGGCATTTGGGGCAAGGAGGATCAAATTTTGGAGAAATAGAAGCAAATAATGGAAGTCAAGGATAATGCAGACCAGAATAACTAACTTGTTAACAAAGATACTGCCAAATAGTAGACAAAACAAAATAGTCCAAACTACTTCAAACTGACAATATGTTTGGTTGATAACATAATAAACCTTCTATATGCTATTCTTTTTTGTTAAACTAGAGGAGCAAATAATTTACATCCATTACTACACTTttctaacaaagattgttaTATCTTCCAAACAAGTTTCCATTTATGAATAATGGAAGAAATATTTGAAttacaaaattaagaaaagCAGATAGAGTCCAATTGTTATTAGAATGAAGTTAAAGTAATACAAAATGCCTCATTTTCTTCGAGATCCAAATTACACTATCCCCACTCCCTAGCCATTGTTTATATGCCAAAATACACTATCATTTCTACAAATCCAAATAACTTTTTGGTATTTCCCATACAATCTACATTCTAGTCCagtctaaaaataaatcaaattatGTCGTTCAAATAAGCTCTCCAGCCAAATAAATACACgggatatttttttatttagagtTTTCACTTATGAAAGTTTTGTGTAGTATGAATCCCCCATTTACTAATCCTGCATAATCAACTTGTACAGCCTAAATTACACATAACTAAAAATGCAACACAGATATTGACTTCCTTTGCCTTTTCCATATGATTCAATGATAATTAGCCAAAACATTTCTTTTAAAACAGCTTTAAAGCAGTATACAGTTGCAGCTTCCACTAAGTATTAAAACACATTTTCAAGTTTCATGTTCGCAGACAATATTTCACAGTAAAGCCCAAACTTTCCTGCCTTACATTGCTCTACAAACGCTAGATTTTTCTCTCATAGTCGTCCTCTAAAGCAAGCAAGTATCCAACACAGATCTTAAATACAATCCACAAGAACTTAGCTAATGTAGCACAAAATTGCCCTGAACAATACTTACCTGCAAAGCCAGCATATCTTCTTCACTTTCAATTTTGACAACAACCTTCGGCTGTGCAGACATCTCCCACCTGCACATTAACATTGAACAAAGTTAGATACAATTCAAGGCAACCTGCAGGCACAACCAAGGTTGTAGCAGTACCTGTTCAAAGCCTTTGGGGCACGATGAAGGAGCTTTTTATAGAGACCCAATGTTGCATGACTATAAAAGCACAGAGACAGAGTACTAAATTAGAGTCACTGATCAGGTTTTTATGGAtgaaataaagataataaataaaaaaacacaataaaatCTGTTATCAGTATCAATGCTAGTATGCTTTTTACAAACCAATCAAATTAAAGGATTTTAGTTGGCCTAATGTCTCAATGTGTGTTTGAATTTCCATTGAACACCACAATCCAATGGCATAATCCTACTTCTCAAATCTACAATCCAATTATCCAAGTTAAACTTAGCATGTCAAATTCTCGCTTTCATTCTCCGGTTGCTAACTCAATATATATGAAATCAAGTTTGCATTTGCATCAACACATAAACAAACAATAATACATTTGGAAGGAGGCATTACCTGCATTGAGCAGCAATCTTTCCTTTACCCATTTTGAGATCATTTCTAACAACAAGTATCTGCAGGCAAAAAGAAACGATTTAGATAGCAACCCAGTAAAATTGAGGTTGAGAATTGGTGGAAAAAGAAGGAATTAGTGGATTACCATCTTGAAATCATCGAGAATGTCAGCGAGCTGTTCAACCTCAAGTGGGTCTTTGAGTTTGGAGTTACtactgttcttcttcttcttgttcttgctACTACTGTTACTGTCATCGTTGAGAAGTGAAGGTTCTTTGTCTTTGGAAGACAATGATCTTCTATGTGGGAAG
This portion of the Lotus japonicus ecotype B-129 chromosome 3, LjGifu_v1.2 genome encodes:
- the LOC130747704 gene encoding putative pentatricopeptide repeat-containing protein At5g59900, whose amino-acid sequence is MKLPRGGAPLALSASAATHFRRRSFCASKFDDARFVSLISDIVRGKQSWKVAFKDPSISSTLRPHHVERVLINTLDDSRLAFSFFNFLGLHQKLKHSTTSFAILVHALVPDRQFWAANSLLDTLLENGSDAKSNFTEFLEAHRNCKFSSTSGFDFLVLRYLHHTRVLDAVVVLKLMLANRLLPETRTLSALLNGLLKIRSYISVWELFDESVNAGVQHDPYTCSAVIRSLCELKDFFRAKQKIKWMESNRFDLNIVTYNVLIDGLCKGGRVSEAFEVKRSLREKGLEPDVVTYCTLVHGLCRVQQFGAGIQLMDEMVELGFAPTEEAISRLVEGLRKQRKIDVAYGLVVKLGRFGFLPNLFVYNKLLDSLCKGGDLDKAEFLYNNMRLTKLRPNGVTYCILIDSFCFRGRLDVAISYFDRMIGDGIRDMVYPYNSLINGQCKFGDMSAAESLLTEMINKGLEPTAATFTPLISGYCKGLKLQKAFELYNKMLEKGITPNVYTFTALISGLCRMNKMAEASKLFDELAERKIKPTEVTYNVMIEGYCRDRQVSKAFELLEDMLQKGLLPDTYTYRALISGLCSTGRVSEAKDFIDGLHKKNLKLNEMCYSALLHGYCQEGRLIEAMSASCEMIQRGVNMDLVCHAILIDGALKQPDKKMLFGLFKEMHDQGLRPDNVVYTSMIDAYSKEGLFKKAFGCWDLMVTDECSPNVVTYTALMNGLCKAGEIDRAGLLFKKMLTANVPPNSIAYGCFLDSLAKDGNMKEALELHNAMLKGLLANTATYNILIRGFCKLGRFLEATKVLSEMTENGIFPDCITYSTLIYEYCRIGNVEAAVKLWHTMLNKGLEPDSVAYNLIIYGCCVNGELDKAFELRDDMLRRGMKPRQNLHAVQKGQ
- the LOC130743068 gene encoding lysine-specific demethylase JMJ13-like, with amino-acid sequence MDAPKVARTRKTKVKNSTSRPETRHVSSKVGKFDLTDLQWTNQIPQCPVYHPSEQEFQDPFAYLQMIAPEASKFGICKIVSPISASIPAAVVLTKEKKDFKFKTNVQPLRLSDWNEKDIITFSMRKRKYSYHEFEALANSACLSRFYSSGGLSSSDVEKEFWRVMDFGEKGKIEYGVNIEGSAFSCDPHDKLGKSKWNLKNFSRLPQSTLRLVDKEIPGITDPMLYIGMLFSMFAWHVEDHYLYSINYHHSGANKIWYGVPAHEASQFENTVLHHVYGNKISSKLGEDGSFQLLAHKTTMFPPIILLKNDVTVYKAVQKPGEFVITFPRAYHAGFSTGFNCGEAVNFAIGDWFPFGAAASKRYAHLRMLPMIPYEELLCKEAMQIHKFLKVRSSKNKSKDIASYSATVLTFVHLMQFYKKALLRLKGSPECSISSNTISTLICCHCLRDCYVAYMLCKHCYSYPICLCCHDMASKRCSCGRKYTIFKRSDMLAMEDAAKKFEKEKEIHLK
- the LOC130747705 gene encoding uncharacterized protein LOC130747705; the encoded protein is MELTWLSAILVGAAFGYFIGSQYPHRFLFPHRRSLSSKDKEPSLLNDDSNSSSKNKKKKNSSNSKLKDPLEVEQLADILDDFKMILVVRNDLKMGKGKIAAQCSHATLGLYKKLLHRAPKALNRWEMSAQPKVVVKIESEEDMLALQERAKSLKLPTHITIDAGRTQIAPNSRTVMAILGPVEVVDEVTGGLKLL